TAGTGGTTCCAAAAGTAAAGCCTTTTTTAAAATTTAATTTTGCATTTCCTGGTATATCGCGCTCTCAGGTGAAAATTGGTTTTTTAGCATCATCAGATTCGGTAGAATAAAACTTCATATTCATAATCGATTTGCTATCTTTTTTTTCAATATCTACACGTAAAATAATAGTGGATTCAGAATTATTAAGAAAATCTTGGAATATTGAGTGACGATTTTTTGGGTCGAGTTGCAAACTAGGTTCAAGGGGTCCTCCATCAGTACTTTTTTCTAATTTTAACTCTAATTTACCATTATATGTTGATTGAAATCCTTCTTTTTTGTTATTAAAACTTATACCATGGGTTGGCTTAGGTTTAGGTTTAGAAAAATCAGCACCAATTTTAAAAACACCCGGGATAAATAATTCCTTTTCAATAATTAAGTTAAAATCGTTTTCTTCTTCACCTGTTTTTAGTAAAAAATATTGGAGCGCATCTGTCTGAGGTAATTTACTTGGTTTAAAAGCATAAAGCAAGGAAGTGCCGCTTTCTAATTTTAGATCTTTGTTGGTTTTTGAATCATTCTCTAAAGAAATTCCACCTTCGGCTAGATAAATACCTTGTTCTTGTTCATCAATATGAACTTTTTGTTTTAATATTTTTGAAGGAGCTTCATTTGCCTTAAATCTAAAATTTGGATTATTAACAGCTGAAATTGATTTTACAACTTGCTGTTTTTTGCCATCTAAAGATTGTTCTTCTGTTTCAACATTAGTTTTTCAATCTAAAAATATGTGAGTTTTTACGGTGTCAGAAAAAGATTTATAAAGTTTATTTTCTTTATTTACATTATCAAGTTCAACTGTTAAATTTCTTTCAATTCCATTAGGGGTTTTAATCTTAAGATTAATTTCATAGGTCTCATCTTGAAAATCTCTAGAAAAATAAATAGAAGTCCCTTCAGGAAGATCAGATTTTTCAAGATTTTCAAGAAGTTTTTTTAGGTAATCACCTAAAGATTGATCACTTGGCGCGGTAGTTGTTTCTGGAGATTGGCTTGGAGGAGTTGGTTGTGTAGTTGGAGGGGTAGTTGGATCTGGGTTTGAAGGAGAGGTTGAAGCTGAATCTGAAGAAGTATTTGAATCTGATGTATCATCTTGGAATAAGGTTGGTAAGGCGCTAACATTTGTAGCAACAGGTGTAGGTGCGGTTGCACCTTCGGCTCCCTGAGTTATACCTTCAGCACCCTGATCAGCAGCCTGATCAGTAGTTGATGTTATTTGAGTCTGATTAATTTTATTACTTTTTGTTGCAAAAAAATTAAGAGCATCGAAAAAAGGGGTTAGTTGGGTTGTTATATTTTTTATATCGTAAGGTTTATTTAAAAAAGGTTGGATTTTATCATCAATTGTTGAAGCAAAAACTGTAATTGGCAAGTCTTTCTTGATTTCAAAACTTAAGTTGTCAATATCTTGTGACCCTTGCTGATCAAAACTCTCAATTGCATTTTTAAAATATGCGCCATAAATTTCTTCGTTTGCATCAAATTCTAGTTCAAAATGGAAAGTATAAGCATTATCTTCGCCAAGTTTTAGACCTAAAGGAAGTAATGTTTTTTCAGCAAAATTACCTTCAATATTTAGTCCAACATTGACAATATTAGAATTTTTAGGATTATTTTTGTTTTCTTTTACTGAAAAAGTGACACTTTTTGGGCTAAAATTAGGGATTAAATCTTTAATTTCTTCTAGAAATCTTTTATTTTCGTTTTCATTTTCATTTGAATTTGAAGTAAACCAAGAATTAAACTGCTCAAGATTTAAATTTTGAGGATTTTGGGCAAAATATTCTGATACGCTAAGTTTGTTTTGCGCTAAATGTTTAGAAATTGTTGAGTTAAATTTATAATTTTTTTTGAAAATTTTTAAAAATTCAGAAGATTTTTTTTGGTGTTTTTTCTTAGGAACATCAACAAAGTTAAGTGTTAATTTGCTACTTTTTTGTGTTTTTTTATCAAATAAACTTAATGCTAAATCAATTTTATTATTAACATCATCAACATTTG
The sequence above is a segment of the Mesomycoplasma ovipneumoniae genome. Coding sequences within it:
- a CDS encoding P110/LppT family adhesin N-terminal domain → MKKLKLNHIIFAIIGVSAVVSVSASVPYLVSLQSKNYNSKLSEFDEKLANATNLNVNSEFNTTEFDSLVANLKLKSKFAKKLSASDALDLHFDKAYNFDLNNAIDFSQISQKYPDLNFRLVIPRSQSEVKIESNKIKNLAVNISNSSKSINYTASFDLDFSDQDKTLNFSPQNLSASISLLNQDFLEGKTATEIAILFYKEFKENFEKTKNSSSALFATFSKFGGISFNINSEPVFVFPSNFEIKPELQEEKLNFTNVDDVNNKIDLALSLFDKKTQKSSKLTLNFVDVPKKKHQKKSSEFLKIFKKNYKFNSTISKHLAQNKLSVSEYFAQNPQNLNLEQFNSWFTSNSNENENENKRFLEEIKDLIPNFSPKSVTFSVKENKNNPKNSNIVNVGLNIEGNFAEKTLLPLGLKLGEDNAYTFHFELEFDANEEIYGAYFKNAIESFDQQGSQDIDNLSFEIKKDLPITVFASTIDDKIQPFLNKPYDIKNITTQLTPFFDALNFFATKSNKINQTQITSTTDQAADQGAEGITQGAEGATAPTPVATNVSALPTLFQDDTSDSNTSSDSASTSPSNPDPTTPPTTQPTPPSQSPETTTAPSDQSLGDYLKKLLENLEKSDLPEGTSIYFSRDFQDETYEINLKIKTPNGIERNLTVELDNVNKENKLYKSFSDTVKTHIFLDWKTNVETEEQSLDGKKQQVVKSISAVNNPNFRFKANEAPSKILKQKVHIDEQEQGIYLAEGGISLENDSKTNKDLKLESGTSLLYAFKPSKLPQTDALQYFLLKTGEEENDFNLIIEKELFIPGVFKIGADFSKPKPKPTHGISFNNKKEGFQSTYNGKLELKLEKSTDGGPLEPSLQLDPKNRHSIFQDFLNNSESTIILRVDIEKKDSKSIMNMKFYSTESDDAKKPIFTWERDIPGNAKLNFKKGFTFGTTKSENQKSLNESERPETGITFKGFVFFDTPQSEEEYNKLFEKFRSEYL